The segment GATTCTGATAAGATTAATGAAATCAAAAAAACTTTTGGCTTTCAACAGCAATATGCTAGAAATCATTTACAAATAAATAAAGGAGCTCATTTTTCTGATGTGGCTTTATATTCTGGCGTTCACGCAACAGATTGGAGTTGGTCTCCTCTATTATTAGATTATAATAATGATGGGTTACAAGATATTTATATTACAAACGGAATTTACAAAAGACCAAATGATTTAGATTATGTAAACTACATAAGCAATGTAGATTTTGCAAAATACACTACTAATGAGCAAGATACTTTAGAAAAAAAATTGATTGAAACCATGCCTACTTTAGCGTTGGCTAATGTGTTATTTCAGAATAATGACAATCTAGATTTTACAAAAAAAGAGATCAATTCTAAGAAAAAAACGACGTATTCTAATGGTGCTGCTTATTCTGATTTAGATTTAGATGGCGATTTAGATATTGTAGTAAATAATTTGAATGAAAAAGCAACTTTACTAGAAAATAAAACAACAGCAACTAATTATGTTACTATAAATTTATTAGAAAAAGAGAACAACCTAAATACAAACGGTACAAAAGTATTTCTCTATGCTGGTCACAAATGTTTTTATAAAGAACAAACTACAGTTAGAGGATTTTTATCTAGTTCTACTAGAAAAGTGCATTTTGGATTAGGTAATTTAACATCTGTAGATTCTATAAAAATTGTTTGGAATGATGGTTCAGAAACGCTTCAAAAAGAAATTTCTTCTAGTAAAGAAATAACCATTAAAAAAGGAAAAACTTCTAAACATATTTTTGAAAAATCAGCAACAGACACACATACTGAATTTTCTTATAAACATATAGAAAATGGTTTTTTAGATTATGAAAGAGAAGCATTAATGCCAGAAAAACTATCTACAGAAGGTCCTTCTGTTGTTCAAGCAGATTTTAATGCAGATGGTTTAAAAGACCTGTTTATTGGTGGGGCAAGAAATCAAAAACCTGTTTTATATTTTCAAACTAAAGAGGGAAAATATAGAGTTCAAAACAATGCTGTTTTTGAAAAAGACAAAATATATGAAGATGTAGACGCAATTGCTTTTGATATTGATGCCGATAATGATTTAGACATTTATGCTTTAAGTGGCGGAAATGACTATAAAGAAGGCAACCCAATGTTAGAAGATCGTGTGTATATAAATGATGGAAAAGGTAATTTTACAAAATTAGATGCAAAATTATTAGCTACAAATGGAGGATCGGTTTCATCTTTTGATTTTAATAAAGATGGATTTGAAGATTTGTTTATTGGAAATAGGTCTATTCCTGGAGCTTATGGTTTATCACCATTTAGTTTTATTTTGAAAAATACAGGAAATAACAATTTTGAAATTGAAGTAAAGACTCGTTTTGGAATGGTAACCGATAGCCAATGGGCAGATTTAGAAAATGATGGAGAAATTGAATTAATAGTTGCTGGAGATTGGATGCCAATAACTGTTTTCTCTTATACAAAAGAAGGAAAGTTTGAAAACAAAACCAAAATAATGGGATTGGATAAAACCAATGGAATGTGGAATGTTATTAAAATAACAGATATTAATAAAGATGGGTTTTTAGATATATTAGGAGGAAATACAGGAACCAACTTTAAATGGACAGCTTCTCAAGATAATCCTGTAAAAATGTATTTAGATGATTTTGATGGAAACAATAAATTAGACCAAATTATTTTTTATAATTATTTTGGTATAGATGTTCCTTTTGCATCAAAAGATAAATTGGTACAACAAATACCTAAATTAAAAAAACAGTTTTTAAAATATTCAGCATTTTCGAAAGTAACATCTATTGAAGATCTAAATTTAAAAGATAAAAAATCTATTCTGGAAACTAAATTTATTTATGAATTACGTTCTATGTTATATCTAAATGATGGAAGTAAATTCACTCAAAAAGCGTTAGCAAAAGAAGCTCAATTAAGTACCATAGAAGATATTTATATAAATAATGGTGAAATTATTTATACTGGAAATTTTGATGGATTTGTAACGGAGCTAGGACAAAACAAGTCAAATTCAGGAGGCGTTTTATCTTTTACTGATAATGATATATATCAAAAAAGTGCCTTGCAATTACCTACAAAATTTATGGGAAGAAAAATTGTAAGACTAAATGATGAGGACTATTTAATTCTCTCTAATAACGGAAAATCATATATTTTAAATACTAAAAAATAGCCTAAACTAATATGAATAATTTATTAAAACCTTTACTTTTTATATCCATAATAGGAACTTTTATTGGTTGTCAAAAACCATCAGAACCTATAGAAATTAGTACAAACACATATCATGCATCTGTAGATAAAGTAACAAATATTATGATTCATGATATTTTTTCGCCACCAGTAGCAAGTAGAATTTATGCATATCCTAATGTAGCTGCATATGAAATTTTAGTGCAAAATGATTCTATTCATACCTCTTTAGAAAACACATTAAATGGATTAACATCTATTCCTAAACCAGCAAAAGCAGATCAAGTAAATTTAAATGTGGCAGCATTAATTGCACACATGGAAATAAGTAAAATGTTAGTTTTTTCTGAAGATAAGCTAAACGTTTTAAAAGATAGTTTGTATCAAAAATGGAATAACACAAATGAACAAGAGTTTGTAAATTCTAAAGAATATGCTTTAAAAGTTGTAAAACATATTAAAAAGTGGATGGATGCAGATAATTACAATCAGACCAGAACAATGCCAAAATTTACGGTAGACACAGATGATGCCTCTAGGTGGCAACCTACCCCACCAGCTTATATGGATGGAATAGAACCTCATTGGGATAAAATTAGGCCTTTTATTTTAGAAACTGCTTCACAATTTAAGCCGATACCTCCACCAAAATTTTCAATGGATAAAAATTCTGATTTTTATAAAGAACTAATAGAAGTCTATAATATAAGCCAGGAAATAACAAAAGAAGGAGATAAATCTGAAGCGATTGCAATCGCTCAATTTTGGGATTGTAATCCGTTTGTTTCTGTAACTAGAGGACATTTTATGTTTGCCACAAAAAAGATTTCTCCAGGTGCACATTGGATAGGAATCGTTAAAATAGCCTCAAAAAAAACCAATTTAAATTTAATGGAAACGGTAAATGCATATACCAAAACATCTTTGGCAATTGCAGATGGGTTTATTAGTTGTTGGGATGAAAAATACAGAAGTAATTTAGTGCGTCCAGAAACGCTAATAAATCAAAATATAGATCCAGATTGGCTTCCAATTTTACAAACACCTCCTTTTCCAGAATATACAAGTGGGCATTCTGTAGTTTCAGGAGCAGCATCAACAGTATTAACAGCTATTTTTGGTAATGATTTTGCTTTTGATGATGATACTGAAGTTCAATTTGGTTTACCTATAAGAAGTTTTAAATCTTTTAATGCCGCAGCAGATGAAGCAGCAATTAGTAGAATGTATGGAGGTATTCATTTTAGAGCTGCTGTTGAAGTTGGTGTTAAGCAAGGTAGAGATTTAGGAGAATTTGTTGTTCATAAACTAAGCATTAAATAGTTGATTTAATTTTCTAAAAATCGAAACATTTTCGACTTAAAAATGGTGAAATTATATTAAAACCTTACCAAGCAATTACTTGTAAAATAAATTAAGAACTGTATTATGAAAAAAATTAATTCTCATTTATTATTATTATTAATATTAGCTACATTTATTCTATCTGCATGCAGCACTTCAGAAAAAAGCACTTCTGTTACTTCACCAGATAAAAACATTACTGTTGAATTTGCTTTATCAAAAACTGGAGAGCCAATCTATTTTGTAATACATAAAAACAAGACAGTAATTGACACCTCTTCAATCAGTTTTGATTTTAAAAATTTACCTTCTTTAAAAAAGAATTTTAAAATAGTAAAAACAACAACAGGAAGCATAGATGAAACATGGCAAATGCCTTGGGGTGAACAAATAAATGTTAGAAATAATTACAATGAATTAGTTGTTTTTTTAGAAGAACAAACCAAAGATAAAAGACAATTAAATATTCACTTTAAAGTGTATAATGATGGGTTAGGGTTTCGATATGAATTTCCTGAACAAGCGAACTTAAAAGAAGTTTTAATTACAGATGAAAACACAGAATTCAATTTAACTGGAGATCATAAAGTATGGTGGATTCCTGGAGATTGGGATATTTATGAGCATTTATATAACAAAACAAAAATTTCTAAAATTGATGCGCTTTCAAAAAGAAATCACGAAAACTTATCTGCAACTTATATTCCTGAAAATGCAGTAAATACGCCGGTAACAATGAAAACTGATGATGGTTTATATCTAAGTTTTCATGAAGCAGATTTAACTAATTATTCAGGTATGACTTTAAAAGTTGATACAGAGAACTTGAGTATGACAAGTGAATTAGTTGGTTCAGAACGATTGGGAGGAAAAGCAAAAGTAACATTACCTTTTACGACTCCTTGGCGAACAATTCAAATTGCCGAAAAAGCTGGCGATTTAATTGAGTCTAAAATGACATTAAATCTTAATGACCCTAATGAGATAGGAGACGTTAGTTATTTTACCCCAATGAAATATGTAGGAATTTGGTGGGAAATGCATATTGGAAAATCTACTTGGGACTTAGAAGGAAGTCAAGACATGAATACTTTTACAACGGGTAAAGTAGGAACTTCAAGACACGGAGCTAACACAAAAAATGCGAAAAAATATATAGATTTTGCTTCACAAAATGGCATTAAAGGACTTTTAGTTGAAGGATGGAATACGGGATGGGATAAATGGATAAGCAATGATAGAGAAGGTGTTTTTGATTTTATGACACCTTATGCAGACTATAATTTTGAGGAAGTAATGGCATATGCCAAAGAAAAAGGTGTTGAAGTAATTATGCACCATGAAACTTCTGCTGCACCACTAACCTATGAAAAACAAATGGATGTTGCTTACGATTTTATGAAAGCTAATAACATCAATTCAGTTAAAACTGGTTATGTAGGTAAAATAATTCCAAAAGGAGAATATCATCATGGTCAATGGATGGTAAATCACTATCATAAGGTATTGGTTGAGGCTGCTAAAAAGAAAATTGCAGTTAATGCGCACGAACCAATTAAAGCAACAGGTAAAAGAAGAACTTATCCTAATGCGATTGCAAGAGAAGGATTAAGAGGGCAAGAATTTAATGCCTGGGCAACAGATGGGGGTAACCCTCCAAATCATATACCAACCGTTGCATTTACAAGAATGCTATCAGGTCCAATAGATTTTACACCAGGAGTTTTTAATATAAAATTTAATGAGTTCAAAAAAGAAAACCAAGTAAATACTACTCTAGCACATCAATTGGCTTTGTATGTAGTTATATATAGTCCAATTCAAATGGCTTGCGACTTACCAGAACATTACATGGCTAATGGAAAAGTACATCCTGCATTTCAATTTATTACCGATGTTGGAGTAGATTGGCAACAGACTAAGGTCTTAAGTGGCGAAATTGGAGAATATGTTACCATTGCTCGAAAAGAAAAGGAAACTGGAAATTGGTTTATTGGAGGAATTACAGATGAAAATGAAAGAATTGAATCTTTAACTTTTGATTTTTTAGAAGAAGGAAAAAAATATAAAGCGATTGTATATAAAGACTCTGAAGATTCAGACTGGAATACCAATCCAGAGGCTTATAAAATTGAAGAAATAGAAATAACGAAAGCAGCTACTTTAGATATAAAATTAGCATCAGGTGGTGGTTTTGCAATTAGCCTTTTAAAAGAATAAAAAAAACATACTTAACAACTAAAACTAAATAATAGATGAAACTAAAAAAACCAAGTTTATCCTTTTGGCAAATTTTTAATATGAATGTTGGTTTTTTAGGAATTCAATATAGTTTTGGTTTACAGCAAACCGCTATAAATCCAATTTTTTTATATTTAGGAGCTCCAGAAGATATGCTGCCTATTTTAAATATTGCTGGCCCAGTTACTGGGTTAATTATTCAGCCTATTATTGGAGCCATGTCAGATAAAACATGGTCTAATCGCTGGGGTAGACGAAAACCTTATTTTTTAATTGGTGCTTTAATGGGTAGTTTATGTTTATTTGTCTTTCCTCATAGTCCTATTCTTTGGTTTGCTGTTGGTTTATTATGGCTTTTAGATGTAGGTAACAATATGGCTATGGAACCTTATAGAGCATTTGTAGGAGATAAATTACCAGAAAAGCAATTAAGTATGGGGTATCAAATGCAAAGTTTATTTGTTGGTGCAGGTATTTTATTAGCAAATGGGTCTATTGTTTTATTTCAATATTGGTTTGGGGGTGAGTCTGTTGAGTCTGCAGGAGTCATACCACAATGGTTATATTATTCTTTTTACATAGGTGCTTTCTTGTCTTTAACTACTATTTTATGGTCCGTTTTTAAAACTCCAGAAATTCCACCTAGTGACAAGGAACTAGCAGACATTAATGCTATTAAAGCTTTACCTATTAGCCAACGTATATCACAACCATTTTCAGAGATTGCAGAAGCTATAAAAAAGATGCCAAAATTCATGTGGAAAATTGGAGCCGTTTATCTATTTCAATGGTATGCTCTTTTTATTTACTGGCAGTTTACAACACCATTATTTAAATTAACACTTGGGTTCTCTACATCCGAAGCTGCTTCACAAGCGGCTAAAATGAGTTTAACTTACAATATTGTTACTATGGTGGTTGCTTTAGCTTTAGTGCCTTTAACACTTCGTTTTGGCGGTAAAAAAATATATGCTATAAGTTTAATTGGTACTGCAATTGCTTTATTTTCCATACCCTATATTTCAGACCCAATGCTGGTATTGGCACCAATGGTATTATTTGGTATTGGTTGGGCAGCAATGATGGGAATTCCTTACACGATGGTTTCAAAAATTGTACCTCAAGACAAAAGAGGTGTTTATATGGGTATTTTAAATATGATGATCGTAATACCTATGTTTATTCAGACGTTAACTTTTGGTCCGATCTATAAATATTTACTTGGAGGAAATGCAATAAATGCAATGCTTTTTGCAGGTGTATTTTTTGCTATTGCAGCTTTTTTAGCATTCCGTTTAAATGAATCGAAATCAATTATCGAAGAATAATTTAATACAATTTAACCATGAAAAATCTAGGCATTAAAATCTCTATTTATCTTAACTATTTTGTTTTTGCTATTTTATTAAATAGTGTTGGTATCGTTATAGAAAAATCTATTGATGTTTATAGAGTAAGTGAATCTCAAGCTTCCGTTTTAGAAGCTTTTAAAGACTTACCCATTGCTTTAGTTTCTTTTTTAATTGCCTCTTTTCTACCTCGATTTGGTTATAAAAAAGCGATGCTAACAGCCTTAGCAATTGTGTTTTTTGGTTGCCTATACATGATATTTGGAAATACTTTTTATCATACAAAAGTTTTATTTTTATCCATAGGTGTTAGTTTTGCTTTAATAAAATTATCTGTTTACTCGCTTATAGGGGTTCTAACAGATTCAAAAAAAGAGCATGCTTCAATGATGAGTTCTATTGAAGGTTTTTTTATGGTAGGTATTGCTTTCGCTTATTTTTTATTCCCTGTTTTTTATTCTGATGATGAAAACTCATGGTTAAATGTATATTATCTTTTATGCGGACTTATATTAATCTCATTTATATTTCTTCTCTTTTCTAAAATAGAATATAAAGTAGAAGTCATAGGGTCTAGTTTAAAAGAAGACTTAATGGAATCTGTTAAATTAATTATTGTTCCACTAGTTTTAGTTTTTATCATTTCTGCTTTTTTGTTTGTAATGATAGAGCAAGGAATTATGACGTGGTTACCAACTTTTAATAAGAAAATATTTAACTTTAGTTCTGTGTTAAGCGTTCAAATGGCTAGTATATTGGCACTTTCTCTAGCGCTTGGTAGATTTATTGCAGGTTTTTTAACCAAACATATTAATTGGGTGGTTTTGGTCATTGTATGTGTTGTTATTTCTGGAGGGATTCTTCTTTATATTTTACCTCAATTACGAGGAGATATAGAATCTATAGGAGAAATTACAAGCTTATCTGAAGTGCCATTATTAGGATTTATTTTACCATTAATAGGGCTATTTATTGCTCCTATTTATCCATTATTAAATTCTACTGTACTAAGTTCTTTGCCAAAAAGTTTACACTCACCAATGTCTGGTTTAATTATTATATTTTCTGCATTAGGCGGAACAATTGGCTCTAGAGTTGTTGGCGAATTATTTGAAACTATAGGTGGTGCAAGTGCTTTTTACTTCCTGTTAATCCCAATGACCTTACTAATAATTTTTGTACTACTAATTGATAGAATGTCTAAAAAACAAACCCTTTTAAAGGCATGATTTTTCAATTAAATATAGAAGATACTTTAAGTAAATTATTACAGCAAGAAGATACAGATGGTGATAAAAAAATTACTATTGAAGATAAAGGACCTAAATCATTTGAGTTAGTTTCTAAGAATGGTAAAAAGTATATTGTAAATAATACATATCATTTATCTAATCTATTACAGGAGTTAGTGATTTCAAAAAATGAAGGTTTAATAACTGCACAAATTCCTTTAAATCATATAGAAGAGTTACCAGTAGATAGGGTTTCTAGAATGATAAAAGATTATTTTTGGAACGGATTAACAAGAACTCTTGATGAAAAAGGGATTAAAAATCTAATAAACGATTCTAAAAATGAAGCTCTTATCTCTAATAATTTAAGAGTATATATTCCTTTTAAGGATGAAATTGCATTTAAATATTATAAAAAATTAGAAAGCACTTTTCCTATAGAAGCAATTAAACTTCCTGAAAAAATAACGCCAAAATTTGTAAAAAATATAAACACAAAACCCGGTATTTTATCGTTAAAATTAGAAGAAGAAAACGAAAAAATTAGCGGAATACCTTTTGTTGTTCCCGGAGGACGTTTTAATGAAATGTATGGTTGGGATAGTTATTTTCAATCTATAGGTTTAATTATAGATGGTAAAGTTACGCTCGCAAAAGCTGCTGCAGAACACTTTCAATATGAAATTGAGCATTATGGAAAAATATTAAATGCAAATAGATCTTATTACCTAACAAGAACACAACCTCCATTTTATTCAAGTTTAATAACAGAAGTTTTTGAAGTAACTGATGATAAAAAATGGCTAAAGAGTAATTTAATAACCGCTATTTTTGAATATGAAACCGTTTGGATGACAGCAGGAAACCGTCTTACAAAAAACGGATTAAATCGTTATTTAGCTGAAGGTATTGGTATGCCACCTGAATGTGAAGAAGGTCATTTTGACGCTATAGTAAAACCTTTTGCTGATGAAATTAAACTTTCAATCGGTCTTTATTTAGAAAAGTATCAACTAGGTGAAATAAAAAACAAAACACTAGACACTTATTTTATAAATGATAGAAGTGTTCGTGAATCTGGTCATGATACCTCCTATCGTATTGATGGTAATTGTGCAGATTTAAATTTGGTAGAACTAAATGCGTTGCTTTTTAAATATGAAACTGATTTTGCCGCATTAATTAAAGATGAATTTAATGATAAATTAGTAGTTAATTCAAAAACATATACGAGTTCTTATTGGCTAGAAAAAGCAAAAAACCGACAAGAAAAAGCAAATCATTACTTGTGGAATGAAACGAAGGGGCTTTATTTAGATTATAATTTTAAAACAACCAAACAATCAAATTTTATAGCTGCTACAACATTTACACCTCTTTGGAGTAAAATGGCGTCACAAGAACAAGCAGAAAGTCTTGTTAAAAATATATTACCACTACTTATAGAACAAGGAGGAATTGCTGGAAGTACAAAAGAGAGTATTGGTTTAATTTCAAATGAAAGACCACAACGACAATGGGATTATCCTAATGGTTGGGCTCCACATCAAATGTTAATTTGGAAAGGTTTAATAAACTATGGATTTATAGATGCAACACAAGAGTTAATCTATAGATGGTTATATATGATTACAAAAAATGCTGTAGATTATAATGGCACAATTCCAGAGAAATACGATGTTTTAGAAGCTACTCATAAAGTTTTTGCTGAATATGGAAATGTGGGTACTGACTTTGAATATATTACGCAAGAAGGTTTTGGTTGGATGAACGCTTCGTATCAATATGGGTTATCTTTATTAAAAAAAGAATACGTTACCAGTTTAAATAACCTAATTCATCCAAAAATAATTTTTTAAAAATGAATTCACTAAAGCTCATTTTAACTAATATTAAATACTTTTCAGTAGTATGGGTCTTTAGTTCTTTAAATTTTATCGTTGGTACTTGGATATTATACATCCCTTATGTAAAAACAAAGTTGAGTTTAAACGATTCTCAGATAGGGTTTGCATTATTCTGTTTAGCTTTAGGAATTTT is part of the Polaribacter sp. SA4-10 genome and harbors:
- a CDS encoding VCBS repeat-containing protein, with the protein product MIKRIILFSLIIIGCTKDKTGKESIEKELFTEVASEVSGIHFSNDLIEKGDLNIIEYLYYYNGGGVALGDINNDGLDDIYLTANQKPDKLYLNQGNLKFKDISLTGNISQDSTWSTGVTMVDINNDGFLDIYVCKVGNYKTLKATNELYINNGDTTFTEEAKKYGLDFSGFSTQASFFDYDQDGDMDMYLLNHSVHSTYSYGNAKLREKSDVLAGDLLFENTTEKGAIKFIDVTKKAGIYNSALGYGLAIATSDFNNDGLMDIYVGNDFHENDYLYINNGNKTFTESTADYFTSTSRFTMGVDVADVNNDKKLDLITLDMMPYKSEVFLKSGGEDSDKINEIKKTFGFQQQYARNHLQINKGAHFSDVALYSGVHATDWSWSPLLLDYNNDGLQDIYITNGIYKRPNDLDYVNYISNVDFAKYTTNEQDTLEKKLIETMPTLALANVLFQNNDNLDFTKKEINSKKKTTYSNGAAYSDLDLDGDLDIVVNNLNEKATLLENKTTATNYVTINLLEKENNLNTNGTKVFLYAGHKCFYKEQTTVRGFLSSSTRKVHFGLGNLTSVDSIKIVWNDGSETLQKEISSSKEITIKKGKTSKHIFEKSATDTHTEFSYKHIENGFLDYEREALMPEKLSTEGPSVVQADFNADGLKDLFIGGARNQKPVLYFQTKEGKYRVQNNAVFEKDKIYEDVDAIAFDIDADNDLDIYALSGGNDYKEGNPMLEDRVYINDGKGNFTKLDAKLLATNGGSVSSFDFNKDGFEDLFIGNRSIPGAYGLSPFSFILKNTGNNNFEIEVKTRFGMVTDSQWADLENDGEIELIVAGDWMPITVFSYTKEGKFENKTKIMGLDKTNGMWNVIKITDINKDGFLDILGGNTGTNFKWTASQDNPVKMYLDDFDGNNKLDQIIFYNYFGIDVPFASKDKLVQQIPKLKKQFLKYSAFSKVTSIEDLNLKDKKSILETKFIYELRSMLYLNDGSKFTQKALAKEAQLSTIEDIYINNGEIIYTGNFDGFVTELGQNKSNSGGVLSFTDNDIYQKSALQLPTKFMGRKIVRLNDEDYLILSNNGKSYILNTKK
- a CDS encoding vanadium-dependent haloperoxidase — translated: MNNLLKPLLFISIIGTFIGCQKPSEPIEISTNTYHASVDKVTNIMIHDIFSPPVASRIYAYPNVAAYEILVQNDSIHTSLENTLNGLTSIPKPAKADQVNLNVAALIAHMEISKMLVFSEDKLNVLKDSLYQKWNNTNEQEFVNSKEYALKVVKHIKKWMDADNYNQTRTMPKFTVDTDDASRWQPTPPAYMDGIEPHWDKIRPFILETASQFKPIPPPKFSMDKNSDFYKELIEVYNISQEITKEGDKSEAIAIAQFWDCNPFVSVTRGHFMFATKKISPGAHWIGIVKIASKKTNLNLMETVNAYTKTSLAIADGFISCWDEKYRSNLVRPETLINQNIDPDWLPILQTPPFPEYTSGHSVVSGAASTVLTAIFGNDFAFDDDTEVQFGLPIRSFKSFNAAADEAAISRMYGGIHFRAAVEVGVKQGRDLGEFVVHKLSIK
- a CDS encoding glycoside hydrolase family 97 protein, encoding MKKINSHLLLLLILATFILSACSTSEKSTSVTSPDKNITVEFALSKTGEPIYFVIHKNKTVIDTSSISFDFKNLPSLKKNFKIVKTTTGSIDETWQMPWGEQINVRNNYNELVVFLEEQTKDKRQLNIHFKVYNDGLGFRYEFPEQANLKEVLITDENTEFNLTGDHKVWWIPGDWDIYEHLYNKTKISKIDALSKRNHENLSATYIPENAVNTPVTMKTDDGLYLSFHEADLTNYSGMTLKVDTENLSMTSELVGSERLGGKAKVTLPFTTPWRTIQIAEKAGDLIESKMTLNLNDPNEIGDVSYFTPMKYVGIWWEMHIGKSTWDLEGSQDMNTFTTGKVGTSRHGANTKNAKKYIDFASQNGIKGLLVEGWNTGWDKWISNDREGVFDFMTPYADYNFEEVMAYAKEKGVEVIMHHETSAAPLTYEKQMDVAYDFMKANNINSVKTGYVGKIIPKGEYHHGQWMVNHYHKVLVEAAKKKIAVNAHEPIKATGKRRTYPNAIAREGLRGQEFNAWATDGGNPPNHIPTVAFTRMLSGPIDFTPGVFNIKFNEFKKENQVNTTLAHQLALYVVIYSPIQMACDLPEHYMANGKVHPAFQFITDVGVDWQQTKVLSGEIGEYVTIARKEKETGNWFIGGITDENERIESLTFDFLEEGKKYKAIVYKDSEDSDWNTNPEAYKIEEIEITKAATLDIKLASGGGFAISLLKE
- a CDS encoding MFS transporter, with translation MKLKKPSLSFWQIFNMNVGFLGIQYSFGLQQTAINPIFLYLGAPEDMLPILNIAGPVTGLIIQPIIGAMSDKTWSNRWGRRKPYFLIGALMGSLCLFVFPHSPILWFAVGLLWLLDVGNNMAMEPYRAFVGDKLPEKQLSMGYQMQSLFVGAGILLANGSIVLFQYWFGGESVESAGVIPQWLYYSFYIGAFLSLTTILWSVFKTPEIPPSDKELADINAIKALPISQRISQPFSEIAEAIKKMPKFMWKIGAVYLFQWYALFIYWQFTTPLFKLTLGFSTSEAASQAAKMSLTYNIVTMVVALALVPLTLRFGGKKIYAISLIGTAIALFSIPYISDPMLVLAPMVLFGIGWAAMMGIPYTMVSKIVPQDKRGVYMGILNMMIVIPMFIQTLTFGPIYKYLLGGNAINAMLFAGVFFAIAAFLAFRLNESKSIIEE
- a CDS encoding sugar MFS transporter; the protein is MKNLGIKISIYLNYFVFAILLNSVGIVIEKSIDVYRVSESQASVLEAFKDLPIALVSFLIASFLPRFGYKKAMLTALAIVFFGCLYMIFGNTFYHTKVLFLSIGVSFALIKLSVYSLIGVLTDSKKEHASMMSSIEGFFMVGIAFAYFLFPVFYSDDENSWLNVYYLLCGLILISFIFLLFSKIEYKVEVIGSSLKEDLMESVKLIIVPLVLVFIISAFLFVMIEQGIMTWLPTFNKKIFNFSSVLSVQMASILALSLALGRFIAGFLTKHINWVVLVIVCVVISGGILLYILPQLRGDIESIGEITSLSEVPLLGFILPLIGLFIAPIYPLLNSTVLSSLPKSLHSPMSGLIIIFSALGGTIGSRVVGELFETIGGASAFYFLLIPMTLLIIFVLLIDRMSKKQTLLKA
- a CDS encoding alpha,alpha-trehalase yields the protein MIFQLNIEDTLSKLLQQEDTDGDKKITIEDKGPKSFELVSKNGKKYIVNNTYHLSNLLQELVISKNEGLITAQIPLNHIEELPVDRVSRMIKDYFWNGLTRTLDEKGIKNLINDSKNEALISNNLRVYIPFKDEIAFKYYKKLESTFPIEAIKLPEKITPKFVKNINTKPGILSLKLEEENEKISGIPFVVPGGRFNEMYGWDSYFQSIGLIIDGKVTLAKAAAEHFQYEIEHYGKILNANRSYYLTRTQPPFYSSLITEVFEVTDDKKWLKSNLITAIFEYETVWMTAGNRLTKNGLNRYLAEGIGMPPECEEGHFDAIVKPFADEIKLSIGLYLEKYQLGEIKNKTLDTYFINDRSVRESGHDTSYRIDGNCADLNLVELNALLFKYETDFAALIKDEFNDKLVVNSKTYTSSYWLEKAKNRQEKANHYLWNETKGLYLDYNFKTTKQSNFIAATTFTPLWSKMASQEQAESLVKNILPLLIEQGGIAGSTKESIGLISNERPQRQWDYPNGWAPHQMLIWKGLINYGFIDATQELIYRWLYMITKNAVDYNGTIPEKYDVLEATHKVFAEYGNVGTDFEYITQEGFGWMNASYQYGLSLLKKEYVTSLNNLIHPKIIF